acttaacatcaggtgagcctcctgcccgtttgccccctgttctataaaaaaaagataaagatcttaatagtaataaataaaattgtttacccATTTCTTCGTCTCGCACCAACTTAGAGGCCAGTGACCTAAGCGACGTGAAGGTTGTTGCATTAAGAATTTCAACGATCGGTACTGGAAACGAAAATGTTTAGTCACGTTTtagaatattgaattttatatccgcacatttgaatttaagttaaaGGTCTCTTATATAAAGATGAAGATAGATTCAAGTCATAAAAAGCTATAACCAAATAAAGATTTGCATTTCATGAAACTCTATCAGAAgattgataaaatttaacagtaacgtaaactatgtattttaacAGCGCTTAGCGCCAACGCGCGTAAGATTGATTGCCAATACTTAAGGTTAAGTATGACTTACGTATTGCATTTTACGCACAACGACTCTAGTGAGAGTCTTAATCCAGAAAGTTAGACCACAAACCATAAAAACcgtatgaatttaattaaatctaaatggCAAGACTTATCCATTTTGTGTGTTGACTTTTTTGGCTCctgtgtaatttttattggttGCTTCAGAAACTTGaagttttactatttattaaatgtttatggcttattaattaaaaaagaatatcaTATAGGTTAACTGTAAAACAAgcttagcctagtggcttcagcgtgcgactctcatccctgaggttgtaggttatagccccggctgtgcaccaatggactttctttctatgtgcgcatttaacattcgctcgaacggtgaaggaaaacatcgtgaggaaaccgacatgtcttagacccaaaaagtctacggcgtgtgtcaggcactggactgatcacctacttggcgattagatttaaaaatgatcatgaaacagattcagaaatctgaggtaaacacctaaagaggttgtagcgccactgatttatttttttataaaacaagctAATTGTTGCTCGTTTTGATTCTTTATTGAAGTCTAAATTCAATCAATACAAATGCGTCTTCCTCTAATATTACACGTCGCCTGAACCTCGTTAATTAGAAGGCGCTATCAACAATAGTTGCTTCTGATTGCACACAATCACCACTATATTAAAACACGATCTATTTTGGAATTAGACATCATTATTTCGTAAGTTTTTTGAAAGggaataaatactttttattatactcaATTTAGTGCAAGTAGATAGTATTCTATATAAAGCAGAAACAATTATGTCCTATGATACACTGCAGCCACTTGCTATAACAATAAGATACTCACTCATAAACATATCAAAGTCCGTCCTAACGAATGCGATGCAGATGGAACCGACCAATTTACTAACTATAGATATCAGGCATAGAACACTGTCGTGAAAACCCCATCGTTTGCTGAAAACGCTTATCGAGAAGAGTGCACCTGGaagacattaattattattaaattagcaTGAAGATGAAGATCACTTAAGTCATTAAACAGTATTGGGAggagttaaaataaatacttaaatttgaCGTTTATCATCAGCAGAATTGACGGAAGTGGTTTCAAATGTTATAGATATATGGTAGATAACTACTATATTTGAAGCTATAGCTGTTTACCGGGCTGGCTTAAATTTGAGAATCATATTAGCCGAAGTCTTAAGTTACGTATGACTTACGGGgaacattttgaaatataaagaggttgaaatcaaaaatcagCAAAGGAATGTTTAACATCAAGACATTTTCCATTAGTATTTTTCCATACAgggaaataagttttaaaaataaaaatcgccgcccttattaaattgttaagcatttaaataaatatatcatatagctcaaagcaatattttaacattatcttACCCGTAAAATCATATGGCAAACAACAATTTTGGAACAACGATTGTTTTAACAGAACATTACAAATTAGTACAATTATATAAGGAGTTTACAGTACAAATGCTAAATTTATGATGGTTCTATTCAGTTCTAATCGATAAATCGCTGTTCTAAAATCGTGTGACACAATCTTACCTAGCGAATGTGTGATGACGCTATAAGTGGAGTAGAAACTGAATTTTAAAGCATCCCATTTCAGCCGATATCTCACAAACATGTAGGTGATTATTGTCTCGCCTGCCAATAGAAAAAACACTGTGATAACTGCACGTAAAGTTCAAAATCCATTGCAttgtatctgaataaaaatCCATTGAATTCAGTTTGCCAGCGAACATTGAATGTTTAATGAAATTCACATCGTAGATGTATCTAATGTTATAGGTTTACGCAACCTAAAATTTTATGCCGCGTTGGTTCTTGGCAAATACACCatacaataaaagttttatggaTTCGTTGTTTAGACAATGACAGATTCGTTTCAGGTGTTTCAgtcttattacttttattgactatagtatatgtatttaggttttagtaattattatctatagtattatatagtatattttctcaaaaatatttgaaattcgaagtacTCACCATGGTTAGGGCCGTAGACAATAGCTACAATAGACAATGTTATGATAATCTTTTTTCTGAGATTTCCTTCCCGTTTCTTAAAAGCAACCTGTGCGGTCTCCTTCACTAAACTAAAGACATTTGTGATTTTGAATGGTTTTTCctgtaatgttaaaattaaaattaaaaaaaatctaagagTAGGATAGAAACACACttcaatttcatatttatgatTGCAAagagaagaaaaaataattcagataTTTTTCTACACCAGATTATGCTCATAATAACAACTAAGCGTCCTAGTAatgatattgtaatttatgaaatgtaaTCATTTAccgtttcatttttaataataataaactattaacttGTAAGCGATTGAATACGACGCGGTGGCGTATATCGATTTTTcaggaaatatttttgttaatatatgtaattaaagtccaaaaagcaaataaattataaataaagtgatGATTGGATtcagtaataaaatgtatttgaacCTGATGCAACCCCGAAATTCGCGAAAAAGGCACAAATACAGAACAGTAAACTCTGTCAGAAAAAAATGTCATGACTGATTTATTTCTAAGGTTCAAAATCAACAGAATCTACTAAATTGAAAGTTGCCTTAAGGcttaaaaaaccttaaaatcagagtttgataaaattaaaaaaatatatgtttgtggaaatataatatttttattatttttctataaaattatcaccctaatttaaaagtgttttagaatatatagaTAGTTACTTATACTgtagaaaataatacaatgcgatctactttaaaaaagaaataattaaagcaaaataaaaattattaaagtgtaaaaaagtCTGTGTTATTTAGATAGATACAGTTATTTTTGGACTAATTCGATATTTGAACTTGAAACATGGTCAaaagaaatgattttttttaaatatggaggtcatatataaattatttttgaatagaGAACACAAAGTACAACAGCcaagaaattaaaaagtaactataaatatatatatttaattttctttgttgacatcatattaaagttaatacttaaagattcaaataataatcctGAGTTTGTTTAAAGATTTTGTGATAAAAATCTGAATTTTTTTGACGCATtgcataattttacataatctaTCTCTTActgtaaattatgaaattcattattcataatattttatctttaaaatcgagttttataatatttattatatcttaatttaGCAATTgacttatttatatgtatttagccACACCGTGAAATACTACCTTAAGAATGAACTgcttaaatttactttagcATTCTATTTGctttcttttattatacataataggttgtttctattaaaaattaatatagttggtaataattagtttttataaatatctttagaCTGCATTTATTTCAGAAGTCATAAAGGAATTAAATGGATTCACAATATTACGGATCATTATACGAActcttacataaaattaataagtacattattgattatttaatccTTGTTTTAGGTAACAAATTGTTCACTGTACTCATGTAGGCgtaattattagatattaaatCATACATACCTTCTCAACAATCTTCTTTGTATTAGACTCCAAGTAGCAGAAtccataaataaaagttatcaaATAGATGGATGCCGATATCGTGAAGATACCATAGTAACCCCATAAATTCAATAAGAGACCACTCAAAGCTGTTCCAATTGGAATTCCTGCTGTCAGACAGAGATTTACCAGGCCAACACGAAATGTTCTAGATTCAGCAGTCGTTATATCACTAATGTAACTGAATACACCCAGATAAACCATCACCCATCCACCAGTAATGGCTGGAAAGAATGCTTCCAGAAACATTGTCACTTCAACAGGAATCTCGTAGAAGAAGAACGTACTAATAATATTGCTTACACAAACTAGAAACTCGCCAAATAGTGGTAAGAGAATGCATAGCTTTCTATTCCCCGTTTTGTCACTCCAAGCCCCCATGAATATGACTAGGATGGTCGGCAGTGCAGTTTGTATCACGCTCTTCCATGCTTCTATAGAAGATATCACTTTTTGGACGTCTGCTTCGTAACTGCTTAGATTGTCTTTTTTCACTAGAAGTGCGTCGCATATTTCATCACCGAACGCCTCTTTTACTCGACACACTTTGTCTAGATTTAGATTCTGGATTGCCAGTCTTGCCAGCATAGAAGGTATGACTAGACCGGCGACGATAGGTTCAACTGTTATGCTAGATTTGATGAAG
This DNA window, taken from Pieris rapae chromosome 16, ilPieRapa1.1, whole genome shotgun sequence, encodes the following:
- the LOC111003223 gene encoding proton-coupled folate transporter, coding for MTSTETQISPEEQPLDEKKVTQNEYKKRTFFEKLRFIKSSITVEPIVAGLVIPSMLARLAIQNLNLDKVCRVKEAFGDEICDALLVKKDNLSSYEADVQKVISSIEAWKSVIQTALPTILVIFMGAWSDKTGNRKLCILLPLFGEFLVCVSNIISTFFFYEIPVEVTMFLEAFFPAITGGWVMVYLGVFSYISDITTAESRTFRVGLVNLCLTAGIPIGTALSGLLLNLWGYYGIFTISASIYLITFIYGFCYLESNTKKIVEKEKPFKITNVFSLVKETAQVAFKKREGNLRKKIIITLSIVAIVYGPNHGETIITYMFVRYRLKWDALKFSFYSTYSVITHSLGALFSISVFSKRWGFHDSVLCLISIVSKLVGSICIAFVRTDFDMFMIPIVEILNATTFTSLRSLASKLVRDEEMGKMNSLFSLVETLAALVFDPTYTTLYAHTLTVYSGAVYIYSAALTVPAIVMLLWMFTKHRRETRAKRREGNDPENSQTK